The proteins below come from a single uncultured Dethiosulfovibrio sp. genomic window:
- a CDS encoding tagaturonate reductase, with translation MKKLNRRFLEGYIPQGGVSVAPSNEHLPEKVLQFGEGNFLRAFVDWMFDRMNRKGIFNGKIVVVQPIEVGLAKAINDQDGLYTLLLRGLVDGELVESREIISSISRCIDPYEDWPSLVKCMESPDMEVILSNTTEAGIVFDPSDTYREGEVQRTFPGKLTALLFHRWRHFKGDLAKGMVLIPCELIEENGDNLRRTVVRFGEIWGLPGEFLRWIEDGCTFVNTLVDRVVTGYPKEEASKIEGEIGYSDSLLDAGEYFHLWVLEGPEELSLKLPFHQAGLNVVWTDDQRPYRNRKVRILNGAHTGSVPAAFLCGLDTVQQMMEDELTGRFVEELIDQEILQAFIEDGDTEALRHLADSVKDRFRNPFISHRLLSIMLNSSSKFVVRDLPSLLDYHRKTGELPKRLVFSLAALLTVYREGEVSEGVIKSQRDGEPFEVRDDRDFLEFALSVWKNYFPTEENSLQVSRSFLGNESIWKRDLTEISGLVVLVGEYIFNITSQGMRSAMEKVLR, from the coding sequence ATGAAAAAACTTAACAGGCGTTTTTTAGAGGGCTATATTCCACAGGGAGGGGTTAGTGTCGCGCCGTCAAACGAACATCTTCCCGAGAAGGTTCTCCAGTTCGGTGAGGGCAATTTTCTCCGTGCATTTGTCGACTGGATGTTCGACAGGATGAATCGTAAAGGTATTTTTAACGGCAAAATCGTCGTGGTGCAACCTATTGAAGTGGGCCTGGCGAAGGCTATCAACGACCAGGACGGGCTCTATACGCTTCTCCTGAGAGGGCTGGTTGATGGAGAACTCGTAGAGAGCAGAGAGATAATCTCCTCAATCAGCCGTTGTATCGACCCTTACGAAGATTGGCCCAGCCTAGTTAAATGTATGGAATCTCCGGATATGGAGGTAATCCTGTCCAATACCACCGAGGCTGGGATAGTTTTCGATCCATCGGATACCTACCGGGAAGGGGAGGTTCAAAGGACCTTTCCCGGCAAGCTCACGGCCTTGCTTTTTCATCGTTGGAGGCATTTTAAGGGGGACCTTGCCAAAGGAATGGTCCTGATTCCCTGTGAGCTAATAGAGGAGAACGGCGACAATCTCAGAAGGACTGTTGTCCGGTTTGGAGAGATCTGGGGCCTTCCAGGTGAATTTCTCCGCTGGATAGAGGATGGCTGTACCTTCGTCAACACTTTGGTCGATAGGGTGGTAACAGGCTACCCTAAAGAAGAAGCCTCAAAGATAGAGGGGGAGATCGGTTACTCCGATAGCCTTCTGGACGCAGGGGAATACTTTCACCTCTGGGTGTTGGAGGGACCGGAGGAGCTTTCCCTAAAGCTGCCCTTCCATCAGGCTGGCTTGAACGTGGTCTGGACCGACGATCAACGTCCCTACCGTAATCGTAAGGTCCGTATTTTAAACGGTGCCCACACAGGGAGCGTCCCTGCTGCTTTCCTCTGCGGTCTCGATACGGTACAGCAGATGATGGAGGACGAGCTTACCGGCAGGTTTGTCGAAGAGCTGATAGACCAGGAGATCCTTCAGGCCTTTATCGAGGACGGAGATACCGAGGCTCTCAGGCATCTGGCCGATTCGGTAAAAGACCGATTCCGAAATCCTTTTATCTCTCACCGTCTGCTCAGTATAATGCTTAACTCGTCCTCTAAGTTCGTCGTTCGAGACCTGCCCAGCCTCCTCGATTATCACAGGAAGACCGGGGAACTTCCCAAGAGGCTGGTATTCTCCCTCGCCGCCCTTTTAACGGTGTATAGAGAAGGGGAGGTTTCCGAGGGAGTTATCAAATCCCAGAGGGACGGAGAGCCCTTCGAGGTCAGGGACGATCGGGATTTTCTCGAGTTTGCGCTGAGTGTGTGGAAAAACTACTTTCCTACGGAAGAGAATTCCCTCCAGGTATCGAGGTCTTTCTTGGGCAACGAGTCCATATGGAAGAGGGATCTCACGGAGATATCGGGGTTAGTTGTTCTAGTCGGGGAGTATATATTTAACATCACATCTCAGGGAATGAGGTCCGCTATGGAGAAGGTTCTCCGATAA
- a CDS encoding SurA N-terminal domain-containing protein, whose protein sequence is MFFLACFVLAIPLMYGVGGGGKSGGGNGDYAVAEIDGKKVMFSQMIQYAQNYVDSAGIKDITSSDIPMIYRMVLDQMVIREALDKQVKAMGIKPSKEELDKAVAEISDQFPTKEAFQQYLKESGVSMEDLRKQLEGQISEQMLLNEASAAAVVADEELQELYDNLKDFVFTAPEGFEVMAAEFSSRENADKAYESLVEGNSWSDVMGGFTSEDLKGHTEDGKFAFLRKDSISENLAFIVSMDDGTYYEPVEMASDDFLVLYRSGFRDKEVTDFAEAKEQLSSMVLGQKQQDLQRAFLDEISEKVKVKILDPSIFPQEQAEDTAVSVDKVSPDAEQ, encoded by the coding sequence GTGTTTTTCCTTGCGTGTTTCGTGCTGGCGATCCCCCTTATGTACGGGGTTGGCGGTGGAGGTAAGAGCGGCGGAGGCAACGGGGATTACGCTGTTGCCGAGATAGACGGCAAGAAAGTCATGTTCAGTCAGATGATCCAGTACGCCCAGAACTACGTCGATAGCGCTGGTATAAAGGACATAACCTCCTCCGATATACCTATGATCTACCGTATGGTTCTGGATCAGATGGTTATCAGAGAGGCCCTGGACAAACAGGTTAAGGCTATGGGGATAAAGCCCTCTAAAGAGGAGCTGGATAAAGCTGTAGCGGAAATTTCCGACCAGTTCCCCACCAAAGAGGCCTTCCAGCAGTACCTGAAGGAGAGCGGGGTCTCCATGGAAGACCTGAGAAAGCAGCTGGAGGGACAGATCTCCGAGCAGATGCTTCTCAACGAGGCCTCCGCAGCTGCGGTGGTGGCCGATGAAGAACTTCAGGAGCTCTACGATAACCTTAAGGACTTTGTGTTTACCGCCCCTGAGGGTTTTGAGGTTATGGCTGCCGAATTCTCCTCCAGAGAAAACGCCGATAAGGCCTACGAATCTCTCGTAGAGGGGAACAGCTGGAGCGACGTTATGGGAGGCTTTACGTCCGAGGACCTTAAAGGTCACACCGAGGACGGTAAGTTCGCTTTCTTGAGAAAAGACTCTATCAGCGAGAACCTCGCCTTTATCGTCTCCATGGACGATGGAACCTACTACGAGCCTGTCGAGATGGCCAGCGACGATTTCCTGGTTCTCTATCGGTCTGGTTTCAGGGATAAAGAGGTAACCGACTTCGCCGAGGCTAAAGAGCAGCTTAGCTCTATGGTGTTAGGTCAGAAGCAACAGGACCTCCAGAGGGCCTTCCTGGACGAGATCTCCGAGAAGGTCAAAGTAAAAATCCTCGATCCCTCTATCTTCCCACAGGAGCAGGCTGAGGATACAGCGGTCTCGGTGGATAAAGTCAGTCCCGACGCAGAACAGTAA
- a CDS encoding DNA polymerase, giving the protein MSGPVMLIDGHGLAYRAFYAVPELTAPDGTPTNALVGFFNMMARLKKQWKPTSLSVVFDAPGPTFRHEMFKEYKAGRKPTPEEFKVQLPILKDMIDALGIPVLSKEGVEADDVLGAMAKEMASQGTPVLVVTSDKDMLQILDKGITVVRPGKGITSFKSWDRDTFISEYGFLPERMADYLALVGDTADNVPGVPGIGDKTARRLLSSYGSLDGIYANLDGLTPSQRKKFEENSDLVRKSLVLTTLCSDCIPEGAEVLADRGRFMSLCRDMGMKVLEKILPDLVEEEVWETMELEPDVPCVSPLSPLSLQPVSLESLMESEKLAVHSIWSGEYPMDVRPERIVLCDPTGRYWEGDRLPDKVIEALSRKSLVTSDYKRLFASSIVGDRCPEIWDLRSVDYLLHPDRSSHDLWTILGDQVPSSMIGQTAELWSLKERLSQSLSEINLSGLLSSLDLPLVPVLVRMEKRGIAIDRGGMEGVIVDLETRIKEISEHISSMAGEINLNSPKQVGELLFNRLGLPPIKKTKTGYSTDVTVLEQLAELPIEQSEIPRLLLEHREISKMLSGFAVPLLKADRDGIIHSTFEADTTGTGRLSSRDPNLQNLPVYGEWSQRICKCLIPKGKDRCFVAADYSQIELRILAHISGEPRLLEVFEKGRDIHTETAAMVFGLDPSLVTKELRRSAKMVAFGLLYGMSAFGLAKRLGVGQAEAKDIMSRYFKALPGVEAYMTKSSDMAISSGYTETLLGRRRPLNEVETGNARDKGHMKRVAINSPIQGTAADLAKKAMIEVDRSLQGGEMVLQVHDSIVCECHRDDCERVMRSLQSIMESAASLSVPLVTEGKIGDSLAEV; this is encoded by the coding sequence ATGAGTGGTCCTGTAATGCTTATAGACGGGCACGGCCTGGCTTACAGAGCTTTTTACGCCGTGCCGGAGCTTACCGCCCCTGACGGAACCCCCACCAACGCATTAGTGGGCTTTTTCAACATGATGGCGAGGCTGAAAAAACAGTGGAAGCCGACCTCCCTATCGGTCGTCTTCGATGCCCCAGGCCCTACCTTCCGGCACGAGATGTTCAAAGAGTATAAAGCGGGCAGGAAACCTACCCCCGAGGAGTTTAAGGTTCAACTTCCTATACTCAAAGACATGATCGATGCTCTAGGAATACCGGTGCTGTCAAAAGAGGGAGTGGAGGCGGACGATGTATTAGGGGCGATGGCCAAGGAAATGGCCTCTCAAGGGACTCCGGTATTGGTGGTCACCTCGGACAAGGATATGTTACAGATCCTGGACAAAGGGATAACAGTGGTAAGGCCTGGAAAGGGCATCACCAGCTTCAAATCGTGGGATAGAGACACCTTTATCTCGGAGTACGGATTCCTTCCGGAGAGGATGGCCGACTATCTGGCCCTGGTCGGAGATACCGCCGATAATGTTCCTGGTGTTCCGGGGATAGGGGATAAAACGGCGAGACGGCTGCTTAGTTCCTATGGGTCCCTCGACGGAATCTACGCAAACCTCGACGGTTTAACCCCCTCTCAGAGGAAGAAGTTTGAGGAAAACTCCGATCTGGTCAGAAAATCTCTGGTGCTGACCACCCTCTGTTCCGATTGCATCCCCGAGGGGGCGGAGGTCCTGGCGGATAGAGGGCGATTTATGTCCCTCTGCCGGGATATGGGGATGAAGGTTCTGGAAAAGATCCTTCCCGACCTGGTAGAGGAGGAGGTCTGGGAGACCATGGAGCTCGAACCGGATGTCCCCTGCGTGTCGCCTTTATCCCCTCTTTCACTCCAGCCCGTCTCTCTCGAGTCTCTGATGGAATCGGAGAAATTGGCGGTTCACTCTATCTGGTCCGGTGAATATCCTATGGACGTAAGACCTGAGAGGATAGTCCTGTGCGACCCTACCGGTCGCTATTGGGAGGGCGATAGGTTGCCCGATAAGGTTATCGAGGCTTTGTCCCGTAAATCTCTGGTAACCTCCGACTACAAGAGGCTCTTTGCCTCGTCGATCGTAGGGGACAGGTGTCCTGAGATCTGGGATCTGAGATCGGTGGACTATCTGCTCCACCCTGATCGAAGCTCTCACGATCTATGGACTATTCTAGGGGACCAGGTTCCCTCTTCCATGATTGGCCAGACAGCCGAACTTTGGAGCTTAAAGGAGAGACTTTCTCAAAGCCTCTCTGAGATAAACCTGTCCGGCCTTCTCAGTAGCCTCGACCTACCGCTGGTTCCGGTATTGGTCAGAATGGAGAAAAGAGGCATAGCCATAGATCGAGGCGGAATGGAGGGAGTCATAGTCGACCTGGAGACCAGGATCAAGGAGATCTCCGAACATATATCTTCCATGGCGGGGGAGATAAACCTCAACTCCCCTAAACAGGTGGGAGAGCTTCTTTTCAACAGGCTAGGGCTTCCTCCGATAAAAAAGACCAAAACAGGCTATTCCACCGACGTCACCGTTTTGGAGCAGTTAGCGGAGCTTCCGATAGAACAGAGCGAGATCCCTAGACTGCTCCTGGAGCATAGAGAGATATCCAAAATGCTCAGTGGTTTTGCCGTTCCTCTCCTGAAAGCGGACAGGGACGGAATTATCCACAGCACCTTTGAGGCGGACACGACTGGAACCGGACGGCTGAGCAGCAGAGATCCTAACTTGCAGAATTTGCCGGTTTACGGCGAATGGTCCCAGAGGATCTGCAAGTGTCTGATCCCTAAAGGCAAGGACCGTTGTTTCGTCGCAGCGGATTACTCCCAGATAGAGCTGAGGATTCTCGCCCATATATCGGGAGAACCTAGGCTCCTCGAGGTGTTCGAAAAGGGCAGGGATATCCATACAGAGACAGCCGCTATGGTTTTTGGCCTAGACCCTTCTCTGGTGACAAAGGAGCTTCGTAGGTCCGCCAAGATGGTGGCCTTTGGCCTTCTTTACGGCATGAGTGCCTTTGGGTTGGCCAAGAGGCTTGGGGTCGGCCAGGCCGAGGCGAAGGATATTATGTCCAGATATTTCAAAGCCCTGCCGGGAGTCGAGGCCTATATGACTAAAAGCTCCGATATGGCTATATCCTCGGGATACACCGAGACCTTACTCGGCAGGAGAAGACCTCTGAACGAGGTTGAAACGGGCAACGCCAGGGACAAAGGCCACATGAAAAGGGTCGCCATAAACTCCCCTATACAGGGAACCGCCGCGGACCTGGCCAAAAAGGCCATGATAGAGGTGGACAGGTCCCTCCAGGGAGGGGAGATGGTCCTTCAGGTACACGACTCTATAGTTTGCGAATGTCACCGTGACGACTGCGAGAGGGTGATGAGATCCCTTCAGAGCATAATGGAGTCCGCAGCCTCCCTTTCGGTCCCATTGGTCACCGAAGGTAAAATAGGCGATTCTCTAGCGGAAGTATAG
- the gltX gene encoding glutamate--tRNA ligase: protein MKKTRVRFAPSPTGALHIGGAHTALFNWLWARHTEGSFILRIEDTDRARSTEEYEQTIMDGMKWMNLDWDEGPDVGGDYGPYRQAERLDLYGKYAEELLEQGKAYRDGDAIIFRVPMGEDIGFQDVVYGSIEVVSDSLKDGRTGEMKDIVLIKSDGMPTYNFAVVVDDHLMEISHVIRGEDHISNTPKQVLLYKALGWELPQFAHLPMILGKDKKKLSKRHGATSVYDYRDMGYMPDSVFNFLALLGWSPAGDREIFGRDLAIEEFELKDVNRKPSVLDMDKLNFVNQGHLHALPVAEKIAMLKPFWEEAGVDLSKLEESYIEKAFDMMGGRGRTVKDLAEFTDYFLDFAPVTKRYKGDVDDDTRKTLQGFFSGLVALESWSAPSMEAFAREWTAANDVKLKDVAMPMRFAITGHKVSPGIFELAEFLGKDEIRRRLEHFNFL, encoded by the coding sequence ATGAAAAAGACGAGAGTGAGATTTGCTCCCAGTCCCACCGGGGCACTTCACATAGGGGGAGCCCACACCGCCCTGTTCAACTGGCTCTGGGCCAGGCACACAGAAGGATCCTTTATCCTGAGAATAGAGGACACCGACAGGGCCAGATCCACGGAGGAATACGAGCAGACCATCATGGACGGGATGAAATGGATGAACCTGGACTGGGACGAAGGACCGGACGTAGGCGGAGACTACGGCCCCTATCGCCAGGCGGAAAGGCTTGACCTGTACGGAAAATACGCCGAGGAGCTTCTGGAGCAAGGCAAGGCCTACAGGGACGGAGATGCCATCATTTTCAGAGTGCCTATGGGAGAGGATATAGGCTTCCAGGACGTAGTTTACGGGTCTATAGAGGTCGTCAGCGACTCCCTAAAAGACGGTAGGACCGGCGAGATGAAGGATATCGTCCTCATAAAGAGCGACGGAATGCCGACTTACAACTTCGCAGTGGTGGTAGACGACCATCTCATGGAGATAAGTCACGTTATAAGGGGAGAGGACCACATCTCCAACACCCCTAAGCAGGTACTGCTCTACAAGGCCCTTGGCTGGGAGCTTCCCCAGTTCGCCCACCTGCCTATGATCCTGGGCAAGGATAAGAAAAAACTCTCAAAGAGACATGGGGCCACAAGCGTCTACGATTACAGGGACATGGGCTATATGCCCGATTCTGTATTCAACTTCCTGGCCCTCCTGGGCTGGTCTCCCGCCGGAGACAGGGAGATATTCGGAAGAGATCTGGCCATAGAGGAGTTTGAGTTAAAAGACGTCAACAGAAAGCCCTCGGTGCTCGATATGGATAAGCTCAACTTCGTCAACCAGGGTCACCTCCATGCCCTGCCTGTGGCGGAGAAAATCGCCATGCTCAAACCCTTCTGGGAGGAGGCGGGGGTGGATCTGTCCAAGCTTGAGGAGAGCTACATAGAGAAGGCCTTCGACATGATGGGAGGTAGGGGAAGGACGGTAAAGGACCTGGCAGAGTTCACCGACTATTTCCTCGACTTCGCTCCTGTCACCAAAAGGTATAAAGGGGACGTAGACGATGACACCAGAAAGACCCTCCAGGGATTTTTCTCCGGTCTTGTCGCCCTGGAAAGCTGGAGTGCTCCGTCGATGGAGGCCTTCGCCAGAGAGTGGACGGCGGCGAACGACGTCAAGCTGAAAGACGTCGCTATGCCTATGAGGTTCGCCATCACAGGACATAAGGTGAGCCCAGGCATATTCGAGCTGGCGGAATTTTTAGGAAAAGACGAGATACGTCGCAGGCTTGAGCACTTTAATTTTTTATAA
- a CDS encoding 4Fe-4S binding protein codes for MLNWMSVQIIRHLFCRCFTNPYPVDHMPDDLTGALEAAGKGEISLNDPVETWGRFRGKVGYDKNTCIGCGMCIKVCPANAIHWSPDEPKKIVVYNDRCCFCAQCNDICPVDALTMTQDFAISTYDRKSNVTLDSGKADRKPFQKEWTYREGENPEVPETKGPVEKEVYSVIEEKCVGCTICAKVCPTKAIEGKVKEKHVIDPEKCVACGLCEEKCPKDAIEKKTVTL; via the coding sequence ATGCTTAACTGGATGTCCGTGCAGATTATTCGCCATCTCTTCTGTCGGTGTTTCACAAACCCCTATCCTGTGGATCATATGCCCGACGATCTTACCGGAGCGTTGGAGGCAGCGGGAAAGGGAGAGATATCCCTCAACGATCCCGTCGAGACATGGGGTCGTTTCAGAGGTAAGGTGGGTTACGATAAAAACACCTGTATCGGCTGTGGAATGTGCATAAAGGTATGTCCCGCAAACGCCATACACTGGTCTCCCGATGAGCCTAAAAAGATCGTCGTGTATAACGACCGTTGCTGTTTCTGTGCCCAGTGTAACGATATCTGCCCTGTGGACGCTCTTACCATGACCCAGGATTTCGCCATATCGACTTACGATAGAAAGTCCAACGTCACCCTGGATTCAGGCAAGGCGGACAGAAAGCCATTCCAGAAGGAGTGGACCTACCGAGAGGGAGAGAATCCCGAGGTCCCGGAGACCAAGGGGCCGGTGGAGAAAGAGGTCTATTCGGTCATAGAGGAAAAATGTGTCGGCTGTACCATCTGTGCCAAGGTATGTCCCACCAAGGCGATAGAGGGCAAGGTCAAGGAAAAACACGTCATTGACCCGGAAAAATGCGTCGCCTGCGGCTTGTGCGAGGAAAAATGCCCTAAAGACGCCATAGAGAAAAAGACGGTGACACTATAA
- a CDS encoding complex I subunit 1 family protein, translating into MILGFVMRTVAGVALMLLATVLAVLFEGVDRKLNAIMQRRMGPPLLQPVYDILKLLGKENIVPRWANPVFFHGGPVVAMVATMMVFLYIPIGSIPPVLSGRGDLILVLYLLSLSGVAVAIGGFASGSPIANVGAQREMVLMMSYELPLAVVVSTLAWFVYRMGIPGHPFSLETYVATSIWSVAGRAGFLGLICLFIALLTVIPGETGKGLMDIPEAKTEILEGVTVEYSGVNLALLHVAFNLKCAAISALVVSLFFPFSLGGALGLSGGLMALVDFPWFWAKVFMVSVFGVTFLRTAFGRLKIWQASRFYWAQVGALSLAGMILISVDVLLR; encoded by the coding sequence ATGATTTTAGGTTTTGTCATGAGAACGGTGGCGGGAGTGGCCCTTATGCTCCTTGCGACGGTCCTCGCGGTCCTCTTCGAGGGAGTTGACCGGAAGCTGAACGCCATAATGCAGCGTCGTATGGGCCCCCCTCTGCTTCAGCCTGTCTACGATATCCTCAAGCTGTTGGGCAAGGAGAATATAGTGCCTCGGTGGGCAAATCCGGTGTTCTTCCACGGCGGCCCGGTGGTGGCTATGGTCGCTACTATGATGGTGTTTCTCTACATCCCTATAGGATCGATCCCTCCTGTTCTCAGCGGTAGAGGGGATCTTATCCTCGTCCTCTATCTCCTGAGCCTTTCTGGGGTCGCCGTCGCCATCGGCGGCTTTGCCAGCGGTTCCCCTATCGCTAACGTAGGAGCTCAGAGGGAGATGGTTCTCATGATGAGCTACGAGCTTCCTCTTGCGGTGGTGGTCTCCACCTTGGCCTGGTTTGTCTACCGTATGGGGATACCGGGACATCCTTTCTCCCTGGAGACTTACGTCGCTACGTCGATCTGGTCGGTGGCGGGTAGGGCGGGTTTCTTGGGGCTTATCTGTCTCTTTATAGCCCTTCTTACGGTCATTCCAGGGGAGACAGGCAAGGGGCTTATGGATATCCCCGAAGCCAAGACGGAGATTCTAGAAGGGGTCACCGTCGAATACTCCGGGGTGAACCTGGCCCTGCTTCACGTGGCCTTCAACCTAAAATGTGCTGCTATATCCGCTTTAGTGGTCAGCCTGTTTTTCCCCTTTTCCCTGGGAGGGGCTTTGGGCCTATCCGGTGGGCTGATGGCTCTGGTGGACTTCCCGTGGTTCTGGGCGAAAGTCTTTATGGTCTCGGTCTTTGGGGTAACCTTTCTGAGGACCGCTTTCGGCCGGCTTAAGATCTGGCAGGCTTCCCGTTTTTACTGGGCTCAGGTCGGTGCCCTTTCCCTCGCGGGGATGATCCTTATTTCCGTAGATGTGCTTCTCAGGTAG
- a CDS encoding nickel-dependent hydrogenase large subunit, with amino-acid sequence MSETKTYKLPIGPVHVGLKEPITAWLDIEGESIKNAVIRPGAIHRGVEYMARERNPIQVIYLSERVCGICSFSHAIAFVKAVEDAADIPVPTRAQYIRSMVLELERIHSHILWSGVACYTIGFDSAFHLGMMLREKVMDVLEALTGNRVNYAVTTVGGVRWDITPEVARTVWDMIHYYRNEFGSFYEAAINDPVVKARLRDVGVLTTEEAVRYCALGPTARGSGVRTDIRWSNPYDAYCDIPVEPIVPQDYTGEVHGDVYDRFLVRVYEVLQSLDILEKILEGLPEGDITSEPKVNKLLMTLKKAEGVGYGCIEAPRGDDTHVVGLKAQQENVLWWKVRAPTYSNAVSWPLMFRGNELADAPLIINSVDPCISCMERMVLSDKGAGTRSVVTKADLLKLCREKTDRTRRMMGS; translated from the coding sequence ATGAGCGAGACGAAAACCTACAAGCTCCCTATCGGTCCGGTTCACGTAGGGCTTAAAGAGCCTATAACCGCCTGGCTGGATATAGAGGGAGAGAGCATAAAGAACGCCGTGATCCGCCCTGGGGCTATCCACCGGGGTGTGGAGTATATGGCCAGGGAGAGAAACCCCATCCAGGTCATATACCTCTCCGAGAGGGTATGTGGTATCTGCTCCTTCAGTCACGCCATAGCCTTCGTAAAGGCGGTAGAGGACGCCGCTGATATACCGGTTCCTACCAGGGCTCAGTACATCAGATCCATGGTCCTGGAGCTTGAGAGGATCCACTCTCACATTCTTTGGTCCGGTGTGGCCTGCTATACTATCGGATTCGACAGTGCCTTTCATCTAGGCATGATGCTTCGGGAGAAGGTCATGGACGTTCTGGAGGCCCTGACGGGAAACCGGGTTAACTACGCCGTTACCACTGTGGGAGGGGTGAGGTGGGATATCACCCCTGAGGTGGCTCGTACGGTATGGGATATGATCCACTACTACAGAAACGAGTTCGGTTCTTTTTACGAGGCCGCCATAAACGATCCGGTGGTCAAGGCCAGGTTGAGGGACGTCGGAGTCCTCACCACCGAGGAGGCCGTAAGGTATTGTGCATTAGGCCCCACCGCCAGAGGAAGTGGCGTTAGAACCGATATCCGCTGGTCCAATCCCTACGATGCCTACTGCGATATTCCCGTCGAGCCTATCGTGCCTCAGGACTACACCGGTGAGGTTCACGGCGACGTTTACGACCGTTTCTTGGTCAGGGTATACGAGGTGCTTCAGTCTCTGGATATCCTTGAGAAGATACTTGAGGGCCTCCCTGAGGGAGATATAACCTCCGAGCCCAAGGTAAACAAGCTTCTCATGACCCTCAAAAAGGCGGAGGGAGTTGGATACGGCTGTATAGAGGCCCCAAGAGGGGACGATACCCACGTGGTTGGACTGAAGGCCCAGCAGGAGAACGTCCTTTGGTGGAAGGTCCGAGCACCAACCTACAGCAACGCCGTCTCCTGGCCTCTTATGTTCAGAGGGAACGAGCTTGCCGACGCACCTCTCATAATAAACAGCGTGGACCCCTGTATCTCCTGTATGGAGAGGATGGTCCTTTCCGACAAAGGGGCTGGAACCAGATCGGTGGTAACTAAGGCCGACCTGCTCAAGCTGTGCAGGGAGAAGACCGACAGGACGAGGAGGATGATGGGATCATGA
- a CDS encoding NADH-quinone oxidoreductase subunit C, protein MECYIHKDKVVLEAEGIVERLESLLGDSVSNFDIRDFYQGTSGDVTGRHLWLTVERDRLLDLVDELGKLDFPHFHVVSGDDEGEYVVLYYHFALYRSVGRGKSLPVTVCVKIPKSDLSVPSLFSRIPGVEYSEREIQEMFGVDHIGLPNKGLVFLPEDWNREVLPWRRDETAPGDDLVEELS, encoded by the coding sequence ATGGAATGTTATATCCATAAAGATAAAGTTGTCCTGGAGGCGGAGGGCATAGTGGAGAGACTTGAGTCCCTTTTGGGCGATTCTGTCTCCAACTTCGACATAAGGGACTTTTACCAGGGAACCTCCGGCGATGTCACCGGTCGCCATCTTTGGTTGACCGTCGAAAGGGATAGGCTCCTGGATCTGGTGGACGAGCTTGGGAAGCTCGATTTTCCCCACTTTCACGTGGTTTCCGGTGACGACGAAGGGGAGTACGTGGTGCTTTACTACCACTTCGCCCTATATCGCTCCGTCGGAAGGGGAAAGTCCCTTCCTGTCACGGTGTGCGTTAAAATCCCTAAGTCCGACCTTTCGGTGCCGTCGCTCTTCAGCCGGATACCTGGGGTGGAGTACAGCGAGAGGGAGATCCAGGAGATGTTCGGTGTCGATCACATAGGCCTCCCCAACAAGGGCCTGGTGTTCCTGCCGGAGGACTGGAACAGAGAGGTTCTTCCCTGGCGCAGGGACGAGACAGCCCCAGGGGATGACCTGGTTGAAGAGCTTTCCTAG
- a CDS encoding NADH-quinone oxidoreductase subunit B family protein, with protein MKLENMLQVMPKSLWVFCTNSGSCNGCDIEIVSTVSPRYDIERFGMKLTGTPRHADVLLVTGPVTRFMKPKLERIYAQIPDPKVVIAIGNCACSGDVYFKSYNLVGPVDKVIPVDVYVHGCPPRPEAIIEGAAKAVLKLEARRKELLQKAGA; from the coding sequence ATGAAACTTGAGAATATGCTACAGGTGATGCCCAAGTCCCTTTGGGTTTTTTGCACTAACTCGGGATCCTGTAACGGTTGCGACATCGAGATAGTCTCCACCGTCTCCCCTAGATACGACATAGAGAGGTTCGGCATGAAGCTCACCGGTACACCTCGTCACGCCGATGTCCTACTGGTGACCGGTCCTGTTACCCGGTTTATGAAGCCCAAGCTGGAGAGGATATACGCCCAGATCCCCGATCCTAAGGTGGTCATAGCCATAGGGAACTGCGCCTGTTCCGGCGACGTCTACTTTAAGTCCTACAACCTGGTGGGGCCGGTGGATAAGGTGATACCGGTCGACGTCTACGTCCACGGCTGTCCTCCCAGGCCTGAGGCCATCATAGAGGGAGCGGCAAAGGCGGTACTGAAGCTAGAGGCCAGGAGAAAAGAGCTTCTTCAGAAGGCAGGTGCTTGA
- a CDS encoding hydrogenase, producing the protein MFGSIFTGFGFWDFGSWITFFLIALGISLWLRSQGRQDYKKGTEQDQIYFSGNDIPDDPEEVTVPASSSYWGFRKAFKPYYDRMVAFHSGNMSEYVGWFVMTTAIVLIIAIL; encoded by the coding sequence ATGTTCGGAAGTATATTTACAGGGTTTGGCTTCTGGGATTTCGGAAGCTGGATAACCTTTTTCCTCATAGCCCTCGGAATATCCCTCTGGCTCAGATCTCAAGGTCGTCAGGACTACAAAAAAGGCACCGAACAGGACCAAATATACTTCTCTGGAAACGACATTCCCGATGATCCCGAAGAGGTTACCGTACCGGCTAGCTCGTCGTACTGGGGATTCAGGAAGGCATTTAAGCCCTATTACGATCGAATGGTGGCGTTTCACTCAGGGAATATGTCCGAGTACGTAGGATGGTTCGTCATGACTACCGCCATAGTGCTGATCATCGCTATCCTTTAG